TCTGCACATCTTTTAGGAGCACCGATTTCAGATTTCTTATCCATGAGAATTACTTTTGCCCCACCTTTTGCAGCAAATCTAGCTGCAGTGGAACCAGCAGGTCCAGCACCAATAACTAATACATCAGTTTTAATCATAATAATCAATCCTCACTTATTCCTCTTCCATTTCCAATGCCGCTAAAGGACAAGCATCAACACAAATTCCACAGTTATTACAGTTATCATCAAAAACTAAAGCAGTTTCCTTTACTTCTATGCAGTTTCTTACACAGACACCTGCGCAACAACCACAGTAAGAACACCAATCTTTTACAATCATAATTAAATCTCCATAATAATTTCAAATTAAACTTAACTTAATTTCAGTATAAAATCATCAATTTATTTTAAAATATTTTAAAACCCAAAAAGCAATAAAATAAATAGTCTTAGAATATTTTAGAATAAATAGTCTTAATATATAACATCAAAATATATATTTTTTATTATATATAATCTTTAAGGAATTTTTGGAAAAATAAGGAAAAAATAAGGTTATAAAATAGAAAATAATCAAAAATAATAAGAAAAAACTAAAAAAACATATTAAATCAAGCATCAAGATTAATGAAAAAATTAAACCTTAAAATTTTATGGATAATAATATTGGGGATAAAACCTATAAAGTTGATTAACCTAGTCCCTATTGTCATAAGGGGAAGTATAAGTTTCAACAGGACGATATCTCTCTAAAACATATTTAGGTTCCTTATTTTCTAAACTTGATGGATGATAATAGTGGTAATCTATTTTCTGATTCTTATCCATTGTATCTATTATATTATAAAAACAGCCCACAAAATTATCAAAATAAAGACCAATGATAAAATACCTAAATAGAATATATATTTTTTATCCATAATTATTCCCCAAGAATCATTTCCTTAAAAAATAAGAATAGCATAATGTCTAATAAAAAAACCTTTTATAAAAATTTAAATACTAATTGAAAAAATTAAGGAATTAAAAAAATAAAAAATAGGATTAGGCAAGACAAACTGAGAAATTTAAAATTAATCCAAGTGCCTAAATCATATTAGGTACTCTTAATGAAGTAGGCAATGGCTTGATTTTTGCAGGTGTACCAATAGCCAAGTAATAAGGAGGTACACTACGGGTTACAACAGCACCAGCAGCTACAATAGCTCCTTCACCAACTTCAATATTGGATAGGAATGTAGTGTTTCCACCAACAGAACATCCTTTTCTAAGTTGAGGTCCTTTCAAATCATATTCCACTCTGACAGGATATCTGTCATTGGTAAAGCAGGCACATGGGCCAATGAAAACATTATCTTCAATGATACTGTTTCTTGGAATGTATACATTTGATTGAATGCTTACATTGTTACCGATTTCACATCCACCTTCAATGACAGTGTTTGTACCTATCAATACATCATTACCAATAGTAGTATGATCTCTTACAACAACATTATGTCCAGTTTTAAAATCATCACCAATGATTACATCATTATAGATTACAGTGTTAGACCTTAACAAGATGTTTTTACCTAAAACAGGGTCTTTACTAAATCTTTTATAATTAACTCCTAATTTGATTCCTTCCCTAATTAGTCTAGGGTCTTTAGAGTCATTATTGTTTCCACGTAAATTTAAAAAACTAGGCATAATATCACCTCTTTAAAAAGTTCAATTAACTTAAAATTTTTACAATGCTAATATATTCAAATAATAGTATGTTTAATAAAGTATAAAAATATAATGATTTAAATTGAATATTTTTTAAAGAAATTATAGATTCAATTCCCTTAGTTTTTCATCCAGTTCCTCATCGCTAAGCTCATCTTCCTCTTCAAGTTCCATTTCCTCATCCATGATTTCATCTTCACCAGAAGCAATCTGTTGAGCTCTTATATTTTCCTCTTCAAGATATTTTTCCTTATTCTCTTCCCAATCGGCCTTGATTTCTGCAATCAAGTCATCATCAGCTTCAATGGCAGGTCCAGTATAAGAACAATCCTTACATTCCCATTTTGACCAAACCTGTGGAATAATCCAATCTATATTGCTTGAACCGCAACGTGGACAAATAGTTCTTTTCACATTATCACCTTAATAAGATTAAAAATTTTAGAATTATAGAAATTAATAAAAATATAAAATTCAAAATAAAATTTAGCTTAAATTTTAGTCAGTATTATAAAAACTCCATATCAAGTCCAATGCCTCACCGGGTTCAAGTACACCTGATCTGGTTTCCCTTAAAATTCTTTGAATTGAGTACCTTTTCATGTGCGGAAACTTCTTGTGAACTTCATACAGCAAAGGACATCCGAATCCTTTAAACTTAATTAAATTATAATGACTAGTCAATGATTTGTTCTCTAATTTTGACACGGATAATGAAGCAGGTAAGTTGAGCCTAATAATCTTATTATTTTCAAGTTCTTTATCTAGATAAGCTTGTTCATTTTCACTGTTTTCATTAATTATTATTTCATTTTCATCAAAATTACAAACTTGTTCAGTTATGCACTGACTTCCAGTTGCCAACATATCTCCAAAAATCACAATAGGAATTTCATTCTCCAATGCATATTTGTATAAAGTGTCTTCAATGATTTTTGAACATCTTCCACATGGGTGGAATCTTCCTGTAAATGACTCCTCAATCAAATCTGCATAATCCACTGGAATGTATTCATGAGGAACATCCAATTCACTTACCAACTTGTCAATATTATGCTTGAATTGCTTTGGAAGAACAATTGTTCCAGGATCAACTGTAATTGCTATTGGATTGAATCCCAATTTCTTTGCCAATATTAATGAAAAGCTGCTGTCAGTTCCGCCAGACAATGCTACAATAGCTGCTGGCTTTTCAGCTTCAAAATATCCATACGGACTTTCATCCAAATCCTTGAAATACTTGTAGAAATTGAATGAATAGAGATTATCCAATTTTATCTTTAGAATGTCTATCAAATTGTTCAATGCTATGAATGAACCGTAATCCAAATTTTCCTTGTTTTCGTTTACAAAGGAATTTAGCTTATTCAATGAAAGATTCATCCTATACTCCTTTTGAAGGAAATCAGAATAGCTTTCAACATGAATGCTCGCTATTTCAAGCTCTTCTCTGAGTCTGCCAACAACCCATCCTCCTTTTCCAATTATAGCAGATTTGTCTGGACGGTCATTGGTGATTATCCACATTTCATTAGTGTCCTTGTCATATAGAACTTCCTTAATGTCGATACTGACTTCCTCATGACCTATTTCCTTTCTAATCCTATTGATGTGATTTAGAAGAGCATTTACATCATATACCATATTTCCACCATTTACAAACAAAAATAATAAATCTTAACAATATCTAATCAATTATGAAAATATTTTAACAATAGTTATAAAATGATTGAAAAAATAAAATAATTGAAATGAAAAACAATTAGATTCCTTGTTTTTCAAATTCATTATCTAAAAATATGTTCATATTGTCAATAGCCAATTGGACCATTTCAGGGGAAGG
This genomic window from Methanobrevibacter ruminantium contains:
- a CDS encoding 4Fe-4S binding protein — encoded protein: MIVKDWCSYCGCCAGVCVRNCIEVKETALVFDDNCNNCGICVDACPLAALEMEEE
- a CDS encoding acyltransferase — translated: MPSFLNLRGNNNDSKDPRLIREGIKLGVNYKRFSKDPVLGKNILLRSNTVIYNDVIIGDDFKTGHNVVVRDHTTIGNDVLIGTNTVIEGGCEIGNNVSIQSNVYIPRNSIIEDNVFIGPCACFTNDRYPVRVEYDLKGPQLRKGCSVGGNTTFLSNIEVGEGAIVAAGAVVTRSVPPYYLAIGTPAKIKPLPTSLRVPNMI
- a CDS encoding ATPase, translating into MVYDVNALLNHINRIRKEIGHEEVSIDIKEVLYDKDTNEMWIITNDRPDKSAIIGKGGWVVGRLREELEIASIHVESYSDFLQKEYRMNLSLNKLNSFVNENKENLDYGSFIALNNLIDILKIKLDNLYSFNFYKYFKDLDESPYGYFEAEKPAAIVALSGGTDSSFSLILAKKLGFNPIAITVDPGTIVLPKQFKHNIDKLVSELDVPHEYIPVDYADLIEESFTGRFHPCGRCSKIIEDTLYKYALENEIPIVIFGDMLATGSQCITEQVCNFDENEIIINENSENEQAYLDKELENNKIIRLNLPASLSVSKLENKSLTSHYNLIKFKGFGCPLLYEVHKKFPHMKRYSIQRILRETRSGVLEPGEALDLIWSFYNTD